The stretch of DNA CCTCGAGTGGTTTCACACGGCGCCGTCGTGCCCGTCCTGCCGGCGTGACATGATGCAGTACCTCGATCCGAGAGCCCGCGCGTACATGACGGCGGTGCCAGCAATCAACGCGTACGAGGGAACAGGAAGCGGGGTGCCGCGGCTCGCCGTGGACGACGgcgtggcggcgcggcggcgtgcTGCGGGGGCTGGAGGCCTAGGTGTTGGACTTCATAGCAGAGGGGtccgaaggaggaggaggagcgggcGACGCGGCGCGGACGTGCTCGATGCACTGGTTGAGCCGTTGTTCCGTGGCCAAGGTGGGCCCGGCATGTAAGGTCTATCCATAGGCCCGGTGTGCCCATTTTTTCGCCGCCTCGGACCCCACGGGCGGGTCCCACATATCTGTTTCCCAGTAATGAGCACCAAGGTGTCGTGGGTAAAACCGATCGCTCTCGAAGTGGTTTTGTATAATGAGCAATGCTGTTCTCGCTCTTGCAATGGTTTTGTATAATGAGCAATGACATTTTCGCTTTTGCAATGGTTTTGTATAACGAGCAACAATTTGTTGCAtatattctccatcatataaaaCCAATtcccaaaaattatgaaagaaatcAAGACTTGAAAAGTACAGCTACAAATTCCGATCAAAGGAGCTACCCAGTTTATAGGGGTACGATTGAGTACCCTGTGGGCTCTCAGCTAGGGTTTCCTCCACCTCTTGCCGGCCGGCACCCCCACCGGTCCGTCTCTTCTCCTATGGTTGTAGGATCATCGAGGCACGATGGATCCCGATCCTTGCCAGCGAGAGGGCTTCGTTTTTAGGTGTTTCTTtcagttttgttagggtttgtgccGTGCTCAAGAAAATGATGGAGATGCGGCTTCTTGAAGATAGAATAAGGTTGTTGTTCTGTTGCACTGGTCGTATGGTGTATTAGCACGACGATTTTCTGACTATCTACCACAACAAGTTTTGCCCGACTTCGATGTGGGAGGGGCAAGGACGGCGGCACGCCTTCGACTCGGTCCAGTGCTTGTAGTTGTCGCTAGGTGGACCTAGATGTAATTTACTCGCAAAAAACATTAACacaccttatattttggaacTGGCGGATTAGATTGGCGGATTGTCATGGAGAAATTCTCGCGACGGGGAGTTATAGCCTAGCTGCGGGAATCATCGCGCTTCAACATTTGTTTTATTTCCAATGCGTTCTAGTTGGTGAGATTGACCATTGTCCGTCTCTTCATAGTGTTTTGGGTGTGGTCATGTGTGGCGATTTCTTTTATTGATGGTACATGGAAGACATATTTCAACATCAAAACGGGTAAGTTTGCATATACTAGCTTGATAAGCATCCATTAAAATTTCTATGAAAGTTTTCACAATTTGTCTAGTGGGGAAAGAGGAGAAAGAAAACGAAGATGGAACGTGTCTTGGACTCTGGATACAATTTCCGAGTTTTTTGACAACCCATGGCCGAAGGAGGGAACCGGGGCTTCTATACTTCTATTCTTCTattctatatctatatctatatctatatctatacttACTATTAAAAGACCAAACATTATTTTCCCTCggccatcagccccgcctcgctCGGCCAGCCGCCCCGCCGTCCTCGCCCCTGGTCTCCGCGACGTCCTCGACCCGCTGGACATCCTCCACCCAACTTGCTGCCTCTCCTCACCCCGGCATCTTCGCGATGCCGCCCTCGCCCCAGGCGCCCGCGACGTCCTCCACCCGGTGGACGGCCTCCAGCCGGCGTGCTGCCCTACCTCCGGTGTCATCACCCCTGCCAGTGCACAGGTTAGATCAGATTAATTTGCAAGGTGGAAGATGAGGCAAAAGATAGATGTAATTGCTCTTTTAATCTGACATTCTATAATTTGTACTCTGAAATGTCATACTTAAAGTACAATCATGATCAGCATGTCAAACTGAGTTGCCGAAGGGTTGAAATTCACAAAAAAAATCATTGAGAAGACAATATGGCATCTTCTCAGCGTAGTGGAGTACGTACTCCCTTTCAGGATGTGACAAACAATAGCAATTCAGGTAAATATACAGTTATCACCTACTCTTGCCTACTTATATCTTGTAAATCTAGCATATGTCATTGCCCCGCAGGTCAGCCAACAGATCCAAAAGAGCGGAAGAGACAAAGGGAAAGGGAGAGGTATGCACTAAATAGGGATGCAATATTAAAAAAACGACAGGAGGCAAGGGATCATAAGAAGGCTACCACCGCTATTGTAACTGGAACCAACACTCCATCAAAGCCATCCGGGGCCATGTCACCTGGTTACTCCATTTTACCTGTCCTTTATCATGCATGTCGTGAATGACAAGTAAAATCATGTTGATTAAGTGTTATTTCTGACAGATTTAGACACTGTGGAGAGGCCAAGTGTGCAGTCTGCTGTCACCCACCAACAACACACAACAGCCGCTGAAGGTCATGTGTTGTCCTACAACTGATATTTGTGTGTCACCCACCGGCGTTTGTGTGTCAACAACTGATATTGTACATACCATTATGATGCAGGCATACCTGTTGATGTGATAATGAGTGATCTAACTCCACTTCATGGTCCAGCTTCATTAAGAACACCAGATACAGCCGTTTCTAACAAAGAAAATGTCAACAATTTTGACTCTGGCGTTGGGTCCTCCCAACTGACTGTGTTACGACCGCCACTTCAAGCCTACAGAGGAAGCAATTCATATGGTAGTCAATTGTGGCTCATATTAACTATCATACCGAGTAAAAAACAACGGTTGTTCAATTTGTCTTGTACCTAATTATCACTTGATATACAGAAGCAAAACAAGCACTCAAGAGGCAGAGGGAAAATGCCAGGTATGAGCAACATAAGCAAGGAATATTGCAAAGCCTACGTGACAAGCGGAGGCGAGCCAAATCGTCAACAATAGTCCTTACAGCTGGAGAACAAAATCAATACGAAACAGGTGATGCACAGTACATAAAACACTTTTTATCCAAACTTTGATTTCCTAACTGACAGCCACTCAATGTTTCTGTAGCTGATGAAGATTGTGATTGGCTACACACAAATGATACGTATCGGATACAAAACTCTCGAAGGAGGATGAGCCCAGACAACATACTTACTGCGCCGTCATGTGGACACAATCCCATCGACACTTATAATGGTGCTTTAATTGACTACTACTTGGTTCATTCCTTTCATTCATCGCTCAGTCTTTCCCATTTTACAAGCTGAATATTCTGTCAGGCAACGGCCACGGCAATGATGCATATGGAATACTGGAGCCGGATGGCAACACAAACAATATTGATGGTTCGCATTAATGCATACATGGTTCTGTCTTTAATATACGATATCTTCTACAAACTAATATTTGCCTACTACAGAATGTTGTGGAGACGGAAACCTTCTACAAGCTGAATACCTTGAGCCTGATGAAGAAGCTAGGATGTTCGCCCACCAAGGTACATTATTGCTATGATGAGTTACCATATAATATAATATTGTCATTTCTGTAACAAATGGTGCCTGAATATTCAAATTTTGTTCCAGATATTGAGTTTGAATCCTACCGAGTTGAACAACGTCACACTGATGGAACACACACAAATGATCCTCATGCTATGGTGTACATGAACCTATCCAAAAATCACCACGTCCTTAGAAAAGTTAGGGACTGCCTCCACTGTGGAGCATTGCGGTTTCAGTATGAGGGACCTGCATTTTGTTGCAGAAAGGGGAAAGTAGGTTTGTTTACACCTGAGGTTCCGGATGAGTTGAAACGGCTGTTCACAAGTCAAGGTGATGACGATGCTAAATATTTTCGAGACAACATACGGTATTCGAACTCTCACTTCTCATTCACAAGTCTTGGAGTCACCCTTGATCGTCGAGTAAGCACTGCGGCAGGAACCGGCGTATATACCTTTCGTGCATGTGGGGGGTTGTACCACGCTCTTGATGATCTGGTGCCGGCTGATAATGGTCCTAGGCATTTGCAGCTCTATATTTATGATACAGATCATAACTTGGTGCACAGGGCTAAGAGGTCTCCAGATCTGAATATAGAACTCATACGTAAAACTCTGCTAATACTAGAGCCGAACCCTTATGCACGGGCTTTCAAGAGCCTTGGGTCCGTTCCAAATCTAGATGAGTACAAGATCTCACTAAACATAGATATCAAGTTGGATCAACGTAGGTATAATGCCCCAACGACTTCTCAGGTGGCAGCTATATGGGTTGAAGGGAGCGACCCACAAAATTGTTTTGACAGGAGTGTTGTTGTGCATGGCAAAAAAGGCGACCGGGCCCTGTACATTAGAGCATACTATGGGTGCTATGATCCATTGTCATATCCACTGTTTTTCCCACGTGGGGAGATAGGTTGGAATCGCTGGATGCCGTATGTTCAGGAACACAATGACACAAACCAATATCCGGCGCATTATTCAGATCCGCAAGAAAACCGGGCCTCTGAATTACATACAGGTATTCTATTCATTATTGTTGTGTTATCTACATACTATCTTTATAAATATAATAACATTTGTCTTCATCCACCTATCGAGCAGATGAAAACTTGATGGGTGGAAGGGAACAAGTTGGCAACTTTGGGCCAGATGAAGACCGAGTCACTGATTTACATGCAGGTATGATGTTCATTATTAAATTGTTATGGCATTATCTACTTACTGTGTTGGTGAATAAAAACTTATGTCTTGCTCCCCCAACAAAACAGAACATAATTTGATTAATGAAAGGGAACAAGTTGGGAATTTTGTGCCAGATGAAGACCATGCCAATGATTTACATGCAGGTGCCGGTCATTATAGTGTACCACTTATTCTTAATAAACAAATCTTATGTTGTCAATCATTATGATTCCAGCCATTATACTTGTATTTATATTCGATATTGTAGATGATAATGAGGATAACCAAGATGAGGATTTTGGTGACAATGAGGTGAATGCAACACAATCCAGGAAATTTGTTAGTGCGAGGGAGTACTACTGCTTCAAGCTACAGGTCAGGAAGAAGCTTTTTAACATCGTCTTGTTCGGTGGACGCCTTTTCCAACAGTGGGCTGTTGACATGTATATCAAGATTGAGACTATGAGGCTGGACTGGTACTCAAAGCCAGAGAATCAAAAGGTTATACGAGCTGACCTCTACCAGGTATCGTGCTTGCGTTTATACTAATACATCCTACTACATCAACATTTTGAAAAACATGCCTTTTCCATGACCAAGTATACTGTTACAGGGTCTTGTTGACACCATCGTTGCCGGCGAGTCACGTGGTGATCGGATTGGTAAGAGAATCGTGCTTCCATGCACGTTTCCTGGTGGTGATCGCGACATGCAGCGAAGGTTCCTCAATGCAATGGCAATAGTCCAACGGTGGGGTAAACCGGATTATTTTATCACGATGACTTGCAATCCCTACTGGGAGGAGATAACACTTAATCTGATGCCTGGACAACTGCCACAAGACCGTCCAGACCTGGTGGCAAGGGTATACAGGGCTAAACAGCGAGATATGGACTTGCTAATTAAGGGTAAGCATTTCGGACAAGTCGCAGCTCATGTACATGTCACAGAGTTTCAGAAACGAGGCCTCCCTCATGAGCATATACTTTTAATCATGAAAGCAAATAGCAAGTTGGCAACCCCGGATGACTATGATCGGGTGATATCCGCAGAGATACCTGACAAAGAGAAACACCCAGTTCTGCATGAGCTGGTCGTCAAACACATTCTACACGGACCCTGTGGTGAGTTGAAAAAAAGTTGTCCGTGCATGATTGATGGACAATGTAGGTTCCATTATCCGCGAGATTTTTGTGATGCCACACAACAAGGGAGAGACTCTTATCCCATCTATCGGAGGAGGGACGATGGGCATGGAGTTAGGATCAGAGGAGCCAATTTGGACAATAGATGGGTGGTCCCTTACAACCCTTGTCTGCTTATGCGATACAACTGCCACATTAATGTTGAAGCATGCTCGAGCATCAAGGCAGTGAAGTATTTGTTCAAGTACATCTATAAAGGCCATGATCGGACGTCATTTGCTTTTGAGCAGGACATAATCAATGATGGTGGAATCATCAATGAAATCCGACAATATAGGGATGCACGCTATGTATCTCCTCGAGAGGCTATTTacaggatttttggttttaaaaTGTTTGGTGTCAGTCCATCAGTGCTGCAGCTCCAACTTCATTTGCCAAATATGCATACAATTGCACTTAAATCTGGTGAAAATCTAGAAGATGTTGTCGCTCGACCATCTTCATCTAGGTCCATGCTTACCGAGTACTTTGAGATGAACCGGAAGATTCCGCAAGCACGGAAATTGTTGTACAGAGAGTTTCCAGAGCATTATAGATGGATGGCTGGAAAAAAGAAGTGGCAGAAGAGAAGAAATAACAGATCGCAGATTGGAAGACCTGTCTACGCACACCCTGCTGAAGGAGAGAGGTACTACTTGCGTGTGCTGCTAAGTCATGTCCGAGGTGCCACTTCATTTGATGATTTAAAAACAGTAAATGGCAACATGTGCACTTCCTTTAGAGAGGCATGTGAACACTTAGGCCTCATTGAGCACGACAAGACTCTTGATGATTGCATGACAGAGGCGGCCACATTTCAGATGCCTTGTGCCCTAAGACGGTTGTTTGCGGCTATATTGGTTTTTTGCGAGGCAACAGAAATCCGACAATTGTGGGAGAAACATCTACCATCAATGTGTGAGGATTACCGTCTTAATGAATCAAATGAGTCAATACTTGAGCAGATGGTCCTTAGAGATATTAGGGATATGTTGCATTCCATGGGAAAGGATATTAAAAACTATGGACTTCCGGATCTGGTAGAGACCGATGGTTCTTATGACGGTGAGTACAGAGAGGTAACAGAAGAGAGGCAAATCACCGCGGACATAGAACATCTAGATCTATTTAGCAGTTTGAACAATGAGCAGTTGGCTGGTTTCAATGACATAATGGATCATGTGATGAACAAAAAAGCCAGATATTCTTTGTTGATGGTCCAGGAGGCACTGGGAAGACGTACCTGTACAAGGCATTGCTTGCTAAGGTGCGTTCCATGGGCCAAATGGCGATTGCAACTGCTACATCTCGTATTGCAGCATCGATAATGCCTGGAGGACGGACAGCACACTCTCGGTTCAAAATACCAATCAAGCTCACTGACAATAGTATGTGCAGTTTAGTGGTACAGCGGAGTTGCTTAGATAGGCGTCCTTGATAATTTGGGACGAAGTCGCTATGACAAAACGTCAAGCAGTTGAGACGCTTGATAGATCACTACAGGATATAATGGAATGTTCTTTGCCGTTTGGAGGAAAGGTTGTCGTCTTTGGTGGTGATTTCAGGCAGGTCCTACCCGCTGTGACACGTGTGACAAGAGCGCAGATCACGGATGCTACACTTCTGAGATCCTATCTTTGGGAGAAGACCCGCAAGATACGTCTCACACGCAATATGCGGGCACAGGCTGATCCTTGGTTCTCGGAATACCTCCTAAGGATAGGCAATGGAACGCGACGACTATGTCCGTCTCCCTGACGACATTGTCATTGGCTATACCGAGGATGAAAAAGCTATTAACATGCTCATCGAAGATGTCTTCCCATCGTTGCATGCCAATGCTACATCTAGAGAGTACATGAGTGCACGTGCTATTCTATCGACCAAGAACGATCATGTCGATGACCTGAATGACAAGATGATCTCCAGGTTTCCAGGTGAAGAAAAGTTATACCATAGTTTTGACTCAATCGAGGATGACCTACAGAATAATTACACAATTGATTTTTTGAACTCGATCACACCAAATGGCTTGCCCCCACATGTTTTGAAATTAAAGGTCAACTGCCCGGTCATTCTGCTACGGAACCTCGACCCTCATAATGGTCTATGCAATGGAACACGGCTTATGATCAGAGCCTTTCAGGATAATGCAATCGATGCAGAGATTGTTGGTGGTCAGCATGCTGGAAAGAGCGTGTTTATACCTAGGATCCCTATGTCGCCCTCGGAGGACATCTCACTTCCTTTCAAACTTAAGAGAAAACAGTTCCCCATCCGTCTGAGTTTTGCGATGACAATTAACAAGGCACAGGGTCAGACCATCCCAAATGTTGGCATTTACCTTCCCGAGCCAGTATTCTCACATGGTCAGCTATATGTTGCATTGTCAAGAGGAGTGTCGAGAGAGACAACATGGATTTTGGCCAAGCCAAACAAGGATGTCGATAAATCCGGGAAAAGCACCAAGAACATTGTCTACAAAGATGTTTTGGAGAGATGAGGCAAGTGCATTATTCCAATATTTCTTTTCCCCTACTATGTTTGTGTTGAAAACCAACTTATGAAAGAAGCTCCTTAGAAGTTTATCATTTTAGTAGCCGTAAGTCCTGCCATGCACTAATCACTTCATAATTTCTGCTGATTCAGGGTTGACAAATATTTCGTGTTCAGGAGAATTGAGGCTTTAATGTGGTTATATTGGTCTCCAGATGTGCCAACTTGTAAACCTATTTCAAATAGAAGAAGATGGTGGAATGATGCCACGTCATGGTGTCAGATCATCCATAataaggaacactttgtgttgtATATTCTGTACTATCTAAATTTAGCAGCCAGAATTCTGTTCTATTAAAGATGTTCTTGAACGCCTAAGTGCTATGCTCTCTGATATATTTGTAATGAAAACTGGAAGAATCTATGACATTCATGGAATATATTGAAGTTAAAAGGCGTTATTACTACTATGTTGCACATATGTTGTTCCCGAATCTATAGCAGATGAGCTCACATGCTTTGTTTTTACAGAAAAAAATCGAAAGAATATACTATATAGAATTCAGAAAAGAAGATAAGGCATGTAACAGGCTAAAATGCTGGATAACCACAGTGGGCGAGAATACCTCCTCCAACATGCGACAAACTAGTTGAAAATATTCCTCCTATTAGGATTCCAGCTTCTTCATCGATTCACTATGCTGCCCCTTGGCTAGCTTGCTCATCACCAACACGTAGCAGGTACGCCGCCTGTTGGTAGTCCCCGCAGTTGCCTTAAtttcaaaaacaaaaaattaAGTTTGACAAATATTTAAAGGGTGTGCCTTCTCTGAATTATTACACAGCCTGTAGTTACAGAAGGAAGGTGGGCCACACCCAATATTTATGCAGATAAAATGCACTACGGAAATAACTCCAGTAATTTTGGCAAACTGGGGTATAAAAAAAGCACAAGATAAGATTCTGGGCGTCAGATAAATCCGGGGATGATAGCAATCAGGAGTCCCCAATTATCGCGATAGTAGTTTCCTTTCTCCCACGATTCTGCCTTATTTCCTTTCTCTCACGATTCTGCCTTATATTTCCTGATACCATTACTTTAGACCCCTCCTCCACCCCCCTCACGATCTCTCAGCCGCATCCCAACAAACCGCCACAACAAGTCTCTCCACCGCGCCGCACACATTAGCCCTTGGTGAAGCACCGTCATCGTCCATGTCGGCGCCATCGTCATCGGTGCCCCATGCGGGTCAATCTCCAACCAGATCCGGTACTACTGCCGATGCCATCGACACGGTAATGACATATTATATCTCTCTTCTTCCTATACAAGGTTTTCTATCTAGAAATGTCATGCTTGGGTTTTCAGGAAAACATCAATAAGGTAGCAAAGGATGAGGATATAGATAATATGCAGATTGAAGATGTAAAGAAAGACGAGGATACAAACACCGAGGCGGCAGAGGTGATACAAGAAGAATCTACTATGGAGGATACAAAGAATATGCAGGTTGAAGAGGTGATAACCGTACAAGAGGATACAGATCCCGACTCCACAAAGGCTACACAAGAGTCCATTAGGGAGGGTCCACTAAACATGCTTTTTGATGCTGTGATAACACAGGATGGATTACAATCCCCGAATCAACAGAGGCAAGTTTTCTTTCCACATGTCTAACGCCAAAGATCAGTTTGTAATTATCTTAGTACAATATCATTACAAAAATATATTCACGCTCTTATAATATTATACTACCATGGGTTTCAGCTACCTAGCGATGACGAAACAAGTGAGATACTCAACAATAATGAAGTGGAGGAAAATAATTGCATGGATAGCCCAGAATATACACCTATTCTTGAAGAAAACATAGCAAACAGAGAGGATGAAGATTCTGAGCATACACATGTGACTTTCCTTTTCCAACTATATCTTCCCAAATTATTCTAATTATATTATATCCTACACACGGGTAATTCATTCAATATTGTTCTCAGAAACTAACCCACAACGAAACAAGTCAACAAATGGTGGCAGCTCAGGATGAGGAATTAGCACAAACACGGGACACGGAAGGGCTTCAGACTATAGAGGACGAGCTAACAATGCCCGTGCATATAAATAAACATAAACGACGGCATAACAAGCCTAAGAAGGCACAAGACTATGTTGTTTCTCCACAAGGCACGGAACAAAACATTCAATGTCCTTGTACTGCTACATTATTGTTTTTGTGTTATTATCATTACATGTTATCATTGCCATCGTGACAGATTATGCCTACAGTGGCGATGATTGGTCTGTTATAGAAAATATCCGGTCTGAACCAAGCAAAGAAAGAAATTTAGTGAGCATCGGCGACGCATTTTTGAAAAAAAGACATTTACTATCTCTTCTAACTCCCGGAGAATGGGTTGGCGACGAAGTGagtatattattattattatcgcATTACGACTAGAAGATGCTATTTGATTATCAGTATGTGTCATCTAATATACTATGTATGCTTTTAATTGTAGGTCATAAATACGTACATAAATTGCATGACTGCTACGGAGCATCTACAAGTAAGGTCAGGTGGAAGTGTGTTCTTAGAGAATGCATGCATCTCAAAGATGATAAAGATCGGTAGCTATCTGCCCTCAGATGACATGGATGCTGCACCAGCATGGGTACTAAACAGAGCCAAAGCGTATTTGGAAAATGATATGGTTAGTCTTTGTGTCCTACATAATTGGATGAATTACAGCTACAATGACCGATTCATCCACGTACAAGTACAACTAAAATAATCATTTTCTTCAGGTATACTTTCCAATAAACATGGAGGACGTTCACTGGTACCTATGTGTTATAAATGCCAGAAAAAAATGTGTCCAGGTGCTCGACTCGCTAGGCCCATACATGAGCCGCAAGGACCTCACTGATACGGTCTGCACTTCATCCTACTGCCCCATCTTTTCTAATAAGCTTTTTTTTTTCTTATTTCTCACTTGTGATGCTTATACTTTTTCCATTTTTTGGTACACCAGCTAGAAGGACTGGAGGATTTATTCAAATATGCATCCAAGCACATGGAATTAAAATCCGATAAGTGGACTGATCTAGATGTTACAACATGGAAAAGAGAAGAATATATTAAGAGCAGTCTTCAGAATGATGGGTATGCCTCCTAATATAACTCAGAGCATTTATGCTTAACAGGGTACATTTGGTAtgctattatttttatttttaccCTGCATAGCATTCCTAAAGCACATTTGATCAACAGATTTGGTATGCCAATGCAATTCTTTACCTTATTGTATGACAATGCAATTCACACAGCACCTCTCATTAGATCTGGCCTATATAATGGTGCTCAAGGCGATACATTTCATTAGGCTGCATATTATACATTTGAACAACGAATATGTTACTACACATATGGAAAGAAGCAGATATATAGCATACCTGTATATGTGTTCCGCTAACAATCTTCCAAATCTCTATATCCAATGCATCCATGCCAACATAGAGAAACAGAAACATCTCACAAATGAATGACAATGTGGTGAAGGTGCCTGTTGTGCATACAATGGCATAAGCATCAGCAAAGTTCAGATGTCAAAGAATGGACTCACATGTATTTCTGATAGAAACAGTGCAGATACCAACTTGGTTGCGACACTACAACGTCtcaaaaagcaaagactcaacaTCAATTAGAGCTAGCTGATAGTGAAAAATTAAGCCACCCAATATTCAAATCCACAAATTAAGAAGCTTTATCACAACATGGTTGCCTAAAAAATGTCACCTGACTAAATCCCCACTGATAATTGTAGGTGCGTTAACAACATCTAATCGAACAACATACCTTCAGCAACCGAACACCTACGCGAGCTGCGAACTCCTTCCCGGAGAGACTGTGTGAGGTCGACGCACTGGATCTCGGTCCAATTCAAGATGCCTGCTCCCGCATCGTGTCCAGCATCTCGCATCTCGATCTGCTCTGCGGCAGTATGATGGCGGCGGCAGAGTCGATCTAGGGAAGATCCACGGGGTTGGCGGCGAGACAAGTCCGCGGTGGtgagaggaggcggcggggcgaggccgtGGTGGGGATAAGAGCCGGCGAGGCGAGGCCGTCGTGGGGATAGGAGACGGGGTGAggccgtggtggtggtggtggtggtgcggggagggggagggggggcaGAAGACGTCGTGGCGGGAGAGGATGCGCCCTGCTCGAGAGAAGGCAGCCGGCGGCGTGCGCCCTGCTCCACACAAGGCGGCCGGCGGCGTGCGGCGGAGAAAGCAAAGTGAGTGTCTCTCACCGTCTCACCACGCACACATACTGTTGTGACAAAACGACTGCTCCACATTAGTGTGCAGGGAGACTGAGATACTTTGCACCAGCTgctcttttttttaattttcttttcgCCCGAAGCTCCTCATTAGTGTTCCTCTGGTTGCTCTCTTTCCTTTTGCAATGCAACCTCTGGTTTCTTTTGCGTGGCCAAATTATGTCGCCGAATGGATCATCGGCCGTGTCCCTTTTGTTTTATTTTTAATATCTATGATCGACAACCCATTCGATGAAGGAATAATTATATGGGTTCctctcaaagaaattatgcattgACAAATTCATTTTTTTATTGATAGCCTTTTTGTTCAGTTGATTTATAATAAAAAATATGTGTTGACAAATTCAATTATTTTATTGATAgcccttttggtcatttgatttAAATTAGCGGCAAACGTTGTTCAATTCCTTTTTAATCGAGCGTGTCTGATATGACTTG from Triticum urartu cultivar G1812 chromosome 3, Tu2.1, whole genome shotgun sequence encodes:
- the LOC125545863 gene encoding uncharacterized protein LOC125545863; its protein translation is MWSSRFVTTVCVRGETVRDTHFAFSAARRRPPCVEQGARRRLPSLEQGASSPATTSSAPPPPPRTTTTTTTASPRLLSPRRPRLAGSYPHHGLAPPPPLTTADLSRRQPRGSSLDRLCRRHHTAAEQIEMRDAGHDAGAGILNWTEIQCVDLTQSLREGVRSSRRCSVAEGTFTTLSFICEMFLFLYVGMDALDIEIWKIVSGTHIQA